The following coding sequences lie in one Cannabis sativa cultivar Pink pepper isolate KNU-18-1 chromosome 5, ASM2916894v1, whole genome shotgun sequence genomic window:
- the LOC115716399 gene encoding phosphatidylinositol 4-kinase alpha 1: MEALIELCDLIAQNPIQLSEKLSWICSQCPSPEDLVAGSASVSRPQINALLAVARLLSKCPDSANLRPKTLVLEFFHSILASFSPSFWPQAFGTDAMASFFAEFLRYVCKAAELSPDFTAEIVEFTGEVVVSAISIGGGENLGISRAFLMALSESFPPISDSDAEKLINLLLDQLPAPGHQVRSPVTPWEQIQANSEICSSQSSPNETNQISCSSTTSASSFEEKEETVESLEKQEIAFKLITHILDKVCSTDDKRVSKHIRLVVKKHLQLMIVFLKIRKRDWTEHGSLLKAKLLVYKAAVTLAIKVLACFDSDEKLTHQTLTLFTNAAEACLFSVWRKLRMCEELFCSLLDGLSQIAITTRGGQSFCYLFSWLKHVVIDLCPQGAMFESVMKTSCEIIECCWRSNEPHFVDTFIFGLVKSIRERNDEQVERNEPAVPIVQINVILLLADLSVAVNKSEVVDKILPSFIDRLEEGDDSAPSLLRPRLLDAVSRMASLGFEKSYRETVILMTRSFLHKLLSVGSAESRTLVPEATTELVETLPAGFLLIASGLKNITLRSDYRHRLLSLCSDVGFAASKSGRNGADFLGPLLPAVAEICSDFDPTIDVEPSLLKLFRNLWFYVTLFGLAPPIQKTQPPTTKSTSTSLNSVGTGTIALQAVGGPYMWNTQWSSAVQRIAQGTPPLVVGSVKWLEDEFELNALHNHGICEGSGNGKAALSAALGGRIDVGSMSTITGVKATYILAVAFLEITRFGSNGGILNRDTKPRSAFSCVFEYLKTPNLMPVVIQCLMAIVHRAFETAVLWLEDRISETGKEAEVRESTLSVHACFLIKSMSQREERIREVAVSLLKQIRDRFPQILWNSSCFDFLLFSIDNDSPSAVVNDPTRVVTIRSLYQKVVREWIIESFSYAPCTSQGLLQDKLCKEYTRKRAQHTTDTDAVSLLTEIHIGTAKSECWTATRTANIPAVMAAAAAASGANLKLTEDFNLKVLSTGIVSATVKCYHVGGIAGEIAGMRRWASCRSQAEDGMLSIKFVCLLRNFVNIAKNGGQVDKSQFRETCSQATALLLSNLSSDSKQNVDCCSQLLRLLCWCPAYICTQDAMETGVFIWTWLVSAAPEFGSLVLAELVDAWLWTSDTKQGLFASDVKYSGPAAKLSPHLAPAEPEGPPEVDPVEQIMAQRLWLGFFIDRFEVVRHHSIEQLLLIGRMLQVSTKLPWNFSRHPAATGTFFTLMLLGLKFCSCQSQGNLLNFKTELQLLEDWIYRVSLGWFAFGPEWYDANNSSFAQSEAQSVSLFVHYLSNERVDASQSDSKGRARENGSSVVDVDNQHHPVWGPMEDYAVGREKLKLLLLMLCQHEADRLEVWAEPSHAKKNTPSRSKISSDKWIEYARTAFSVDPRIAISLASRFPTNTFLKAEVTHLVQLHILDIRSIPEALPYFVTPKAIDENSVLLQQLPHWAACSITQALKFLTPAFKGHPRVMAYVLRVLESYPPEQVTFFMPQLVQSLRYDEGRLVEEYLLRAAQRSDTFAHTLIWHLQSEELGPESGKEAGSGKNTPFQALLPLVRERIIDGLSPKARDLFKREFDFFDKITSISGVLFPLPKEERKAGIRRELEKIEMQGDDLYLPTAPNKLVRGIKVDSGIPLTSAAKVPIMITFNVTDRDGDHNVVKPQACIFKVGDDCRQDVLALQVISLLRDIFEAVGLNLYLFPYGVLPTGPGRGIIEVVPNTRSRNEMGDRTDGGLYEIFQQDYGSVDSPINFETARDNFITSSAGYAVASLLLQPKDRHNGNLLFDNVGRLVHIDFGFIFETSPGRNMRFESAHFKLSHEMTQLLDPSGDMKSETWHQFVSLCVKGYLAARHHMDGIISTVELMLDSGLPCFSRGDPIHNLRNRFHPEMTDRQAANFMIRVCTDAYDKWTTAGYDLIQYLQQGIEK; encoded by the exons ATGGAAGCTTTGATCGAGCTCTGCGATCTAATTGCGCAGAATCCAATTCAGTTATCTGAGAAGCTGTCTTGGATTTGTAGCCAATGCCCTTCGCCTGAAGATCTTGTCGCTGGATCTGCTAGTGTTTCGCGTCCTCAAATCAATGCCCTGCTTGCCGTGGCTCGGTTACTCTCCAAATGCCCAGATTCCGCCAATCTCCGTCCTAAAACACTGGTCTTGGAGTTTTTTCATTCTATTCTGGCTTCATTCAGTCCATCATTTTGGCCGCAAGCATTCGGCACTGATGCGATGGCGTCCTTCTTTGCAGAGTTTTTGAGATATGTATGCAAAGCCGCTGAATTGTCACCGGATTTCACAGCTGAGATAGTGGAGTTCACAGGCGAGGTTGTGGTGTCGGCCATCAGTATTGGAGGAGGAGAAAATTTGGGTATTTCTAGGGCTTTTCTTATGGCCTTGTCTGAGAGCTTCCCTCCAATTTCGGATTCCGACGCTGAAAAATTGATTAATCTTCTCCTTGATCAGCTACCCGCGCCTGGTCATCAGGTTCGGTCTCCGGTTACTCCGTGGGAACAAATTCAAGCCAACTCGGAGATTTGTTCGTCACAAAGCTCACCAAATGAAACGAACCAAATTTCGTGTTCGTCTACTACTAGTGCCTCTTCCTTTGAGGAAAAGGAAGAGACTGTGGAGAGTTTGGAGAAGCAAGAGATTGCTTTCAAATTGATTACTCACATTTTAGATAAAGTCTGTAGTACTGACGACAAAAGGGTATCGAAGCATATTAGGCTAGTAGTAAAGAAGCATCTCCAGTTGATGATAGTATTTTTGAAG ATAAGGAAGCGTGATTGGACTGAGCATGGCTCACTTCTAAAGGCAAAGCTGTTAGTTTATAAAGCTGCTGTTACGTTGGCTATAAAGGTTCTTGCTTGCTTTGATTCTGATGAGAAGTTGACACATCAGACTCTAACATTGTTTACGAATGCTGCTGAAGCATGTTTATTTTCAGTATGGCGTAAGTTGAGAATGTGTGAAGAACTCTTTTGTTCCTTGCTTGATGGGCTTTCACAAATTGCAATAACAACTCGAGGGGGCCAATCATTTTGTTATTTGTTCTCCTGGCTCAAGCATGTTGTAATAGATCTATGTCCTCAG GGAGCAATGTTTGAGAGCGTCATGAAGACGAGCTGTGAAATAATTGAATGTTGCTGGAGGAGCAATGAGCCACATTTTGTCGATACATTCATCTTTGGTTTGGTTAAAAGTATTCGTGAACGAAATGATGAACAG GTTGAGAGAAACGAACCTGCAGTACCAATTGTGCAGATTAATGTTATTCTTCTGCTAGCAGATTTAAGTGTTGCTGTTAACAAGTCTGAAGTAGTGGACAAGATTTTACCTTCCTTTATTGATAGACTGGAAGAGGGTGATGATTCGGCTCCTAGTTTATTGCGACCCCGA CTTCTTGATGCTGTATCACGCATGGCAAGTTTAGGTTTTGAAAAGTCCTATCGGGAAACGGTTATTTTGATGACAAGAAGTTTCTTACATAAACTTTTGAGTGTAGGATCTGCTGAAAGTAGAACATTGGTGCCTGAAGCTACAACAGAGCTGGTTGAG ACGCTTCCTGCAGGGTTCCTTCTCATTGCTAGTGGTCTAAAAAATATAACGTTGCGTTCAGATTATCGTCACCGTTTGCTATCTTTGTGCTCTGATGTAGGCTTTGCCGCATCAAAAAGTGGAAG AAATGGAGCAGATTTCCTCGGGCCTCTACTTCCTGCTGTTGCTGAAATATGTTCTGATTTTGATCCGACCATAGACGTGGAACCTTCACTTTTGAAGTTATTTCGTAACCTGTGGTTCTATGTTACTTTGTTTGGTTTAGCACCTCCCATACAAAAAACACAACCACCAACAACGAAGTCAACATCCACTTCATTGAACAGTGTGGGTACGGGGACAATTGCTCTTCAAGCTGTTGGGGGTCCATACATGTGGAATACACAATGGTCTTCTGCTGTCCAGCGAATTGCTCAAGGGACACCTCCACTT GTTGTTGGCTCCGTGAAATGGCTAGAGGATGAGTTTGAGCTCAATGCTCTTCACAACCATGGGATCTGTGAAGGAAGTGGCAATGGGAAAGCTGCTCTCTCTGCTGCTCTTGGAGGGCGCATCGATGTTGGATCAATGAGCACAATTACAG GAGTAAAGGCAACCTATATTCTTGCAGTAGCATTTTTGGAGATAACTCGCTTTGGTAGTAATGGTGGCATCCTCAACAGAGATACCAAACCTAGAAGTGCGTTTAGTTGTGTATTTGAGTACTTAAAAACACCAAATCTTATGCCAGTTGTTATTCAATGCTTAATGGCAATTGTCCATCGAGCTTTTGAAACAGCAGTATTATGGCTG GAGGATAGGATATCAGAAACCGGAAAGGAAGCTGAGGTTAGAGAATCAACTCTTTCTGTACATGCCTGTTTTCTTATCAAAAGTATGTCCCAGAGGGAGGAACGTATCCGTGAAGTTGCTGTGAGCTTGTTAAAGCAAATTAGAGATAGATTTCCACAG ATTTTATGGAACTCTTCATGTTTCGATTTCCTGCTGTTCTCGATTGATAATGATTCTCCTTCTGCTGTTGTCAATGATCCTACTCGGGTGGTGACTATTCGTTCTTTGTACCAAAAAGTTGTTCGAGAATGGATCATTGAATCATTTTCCTATGCTCCTTGCACCAGCCAAGGTCTTCTACAG GACAAGCTTTGTAAAGAATACACACGGAAAAGAGCACAACATACAACTGATACTGATGCGGTTTCTCTTCTAACTGAGATACATATTGGTACAGCAAAAAGTGAGTGCTGGACCGCCACACGGACAGCAAATATCCCAGCTGTCATGGCTGCTGCTGCAGCAGCATCAGGAGCAAATTTGAAATTGACAGAAGACTTTAATTTGAAGGTGCTCAGTACTGGGATAGTGAGCGCAACAGTGAAATGCTACCATGTTGGAGGAATTGCTGGAGAAATTGCTGGAATGAGAAGGTGGGCAAGTTGCCGATCACAGGCTGAGGATGGGATGTTGTCGATCAAGTTTGTCTGTTTACTTCGAAATTTTGTTAATATTGCAAAAAATGGTGGGCAAGTTGACAAGTCACAATTTCGTGAAACTTGTTCCCAGGCAACTGCATTACTTTTATCAAATctg AGTTCTGATTCAAAACAAAATGTAGACTGCTGTTCACAACTTCTTCGTCTACTCTGTTGGTGTCCAGCTTACATCTGTACACAAGATGCAATGGAAACTGGTGTTTTCATTTGGACCTGGTTAGTTTCTGCTGCACCTGAATTCGGTTCCCTTGTCCTTGCTGAACTTGTCGATGCATGGTTGTGGACAAGTGATACAAAACAAGGTCTTTTTGCGTCTGATGTGAAGTATTCTGGGCCAGCTGCAAAATTAAGTCCTCACCTTGCTCCCGCGGAGCCAGAAGGGCCACCTGAAGTTGATCCTGTTGAACAAATAATGGCTCAAAGATTGTGGCTTGGTTTTTTCATCGATCGCTTTGAG GTAGTTCGACATCATAGTATTGAGCAACTTTTGCTTATTGGTCGAATGTTACAAGTGTCAACAAAGCTCCCGTGGAACTTTTCACGTCATCCTGCTGCCACTGGTACCTTTTTCACTCTAATGCTTCTTGGCCTGAAGTTCTGCTCATGCCAATCCCAGGGAAATcttctaaattttaaaacagAGCTTCAGTTGCTGGAAGATTGGATCTACAG GGTCTCGTTGGGCTGGTTTGCGTTTGGGCCTGAGTGGTATGATGCCAACAATTCGAGTTTTGCCCAGAGTGAAGCTCAATCTGTATCTTTATTTGTGCACTACCTTTCAAATGAGCGAGTAGATGCAAGTCAATCTGATTCCAAGGGACGAGCACGCGAAAATGGGAGCAGTGTGGTTGATGTG GACAATCAACATCACCCTGTTTGGGGCCCGATGGAGGACTATGCTGTGGGAAGAGAAAAGCTGAAGCTTCTACTTTTGATGCTATGTCAGCATGAGGCTGATAGGCTTGAAGTTTGGGCTGAACCCTCTCATGCAAA GAAAAATACTCCCTCTCGGTCTAAAATTAGCTCAGATAAATGGATTGAATATGCAAGGACTGCCTTCTCTGTGGATCCTCGTATAGCTATATCCTTAGCATCAAGGTTCCCAACAAACACATTCTTGAAGGCTGAAGTAACTCATTTAGTTCAG TTGCATATATTGGATATCCGAAGCATTCCTGAAGCATTGCCTTATTTTGTTACCCCAAAGGCAATAGATGAAAACTCTGTGCTTTTACAACAATTACCACACTGGGCAGCTTGTTCTATTACACAAGCTCTTAAATTCCTTACTCCGGCATTTAAAGGGCATCCGCGTGTTATGGCATATGTTCTTAGGGTCTTAGAGTCATATCCTCCTGAGCAAGTAACATTCTTCATGCCACAGCTAGTACAGTCATTGCGATATGATGAAGGG AGGTTAGTAGAAGAATATTTGCTGAGGGCAGCTCAAAGAAGTGATACATTTGCCCATACTTTAATCTGGCATTTACAG AGTGAAGAATTAGGACCAGAATCAGGGAAAGAAGCTGGCTCTGGGAAG AATACTCCCTTCCAAGCTCTGCTGCCACTTGTTAGGGAACGTATTATTGATGGTTTATCCCCAAAGGCACGTGACTTATTTAAAAGAGAATTTGATTTCTTTGACAAGATTACATCTATTTCAGGTGTTCTTTTTCCACTTCCCAAAGAAGAACGAAAAGCGGGTATTAGAAG AGAATTGGAGAAAATTGAAATGCAAGGAGATGACCTTTATCTACCAACAGCTCCTAACAAGCTTGTTAGGGGTATTAAGGTTGATAGTGGAATTCCCTTGACGTCGGCAGCAAAAGTTCCTATTATGATTACATTTAATGTGACTGATCGGGATGGAGACCATAATGTTGTAAAACCCCAAGCTTGCATTTTCAAG GTAGGGGATGATTGTCGCCAAGATGTCCTTGCTCTTCAAGTGATTTCACTTCTTAGAGATATATTTGAAGCTGTTGGACTAAATCTTTATCTGTTTCCTTATGGTGTACTTCCAACTGGCCCTGGGAGAGGCATAATTGAG GTGGTGCCTAATACTCGGAGTAGAAATGAAATGGGTGATAGAACCGATGGTGGTTTGTACGAGATTTTTCAGCAGGACTACGGTTCTGTTGATTCTCCTATTAATTTCGAAACTGCACGAGATAACTTCATTACGAGCAGTGCTGGTTATGCGGTTGCCAGCCTTCTACTGCAACCGAAGGATAGACATAATGGAAATCTTTTATTTGACAA CGTTGGGAGACTTGTTCATATTgattttggttttatttttgaaacttcTCCCGGTCGAAATATGCGATTTGAAAGTGCTCATTTTAAGCTTAGCCATGAAATGACTCAACTATTAGATCCTTCAGGGGACATGAAAAGTGAAACCTGGCACCAGTTTGTAAGTTTGTGTGTGAAAGGATACCTTGCAGCTCGGCATCATATGGATGGGATTATCAGCACAGTTGAGTTAATGCTAGACAGTGGACTGCCTTGCTTTAGCAGGGGTGATCCAATACATAATCTTCGAAACAGATTTCATCCCGAAATGACTGATCGTCAAGCCGCGAATTTCATGATCCGCGTCTGCACTGATGCTTACGACAAATGGACCACTGCTGGGTATGATTTGATCCAGTATTTGCAACAGGGTATTGAGAAGTAG